Proteins encoded together in one Poecile atricapillus isolate bPoeAtr1 chromosome 15, bPoeAtr1.hap1, whole genome shotgun sequence window:
- the SYS1 gene encoding protein SYS1 homolog isoform X1 has protein sequence MAAQFRSYVWDPALIVAQMVLLQAGYYSSLGLWLALLGTLGSTGPSLQQVFSDEILGFSTPPGRLSMMAFILNALTCALGLLYFIRRGKQCLDFTVTVHFFHLLGCWIYNSRFPSTLTWWLVHIVCTALMAAIGEYLCMRIELREIPLNSAPKSNV, from the exons aTGGCGGCGCAGTTCCGCAGCTACGTGTGGGACCCCGCGCTGATCGTGGCGCAgatggtgctgctgcaggcGGGATACTACAGCTCGCTCGGGCTCTGGCTCGCCCTCCTCGGCACCCTGGGCAGCACCGGGCCCTCCCTCCAACAGGTCTTCAGCGACGAG ATTTTAGGCTTCTCAACCCCGCCGGGGAGGCTCTCCATGATGGCCTTCATCCTCAATGCACTCACCTG tgctctgggctTGCTGTACTTCATCCGGCGAGGGAAGCAGTGCCTGGATTTCACCGTCACCGTTCACTTCTTCCACCTCCTGGGCTGCTGGATCTACAACTCGCGCTTCCCCTCGACGCTGACGTGGTGGCTGGTGCACATCGTGTGCACGGCGCTGATGGCAGCCATCGGGGAGTACCTGTGCATGAGGATAGAGCTCCGGGAGATCCCCCTCAACTCCGCCCCCAAATCCAATGTATAG
- the SYS1 gene encoding protein SYS1 homolog isoform X2 — protein sequence MAAQFRSYVWDPALIVAQMVLLQAGYYSSLGLWLALLGTLGSTGPSLQQVFSDECSGLAVLHPAREAVPGFHRHRSLLPPPGLLDLQLALPLDADVVAGAHRVHGADGSHRGVPVHEDRAPGDPPQLRPQIQCIDWPGSSTLR from the exons aTGGCGGCGCAGTTCCGCAGCTACGTGTGGGACCCCGCGCTGATCGTGGCGCAgatggtgctgctgcaggcGGGATACTACAGCTCGCTCGGGCTCTGGCTCGCCCTCCTCGGCACCCTGGGCAGCACCGGGCCCTCCCTCCAACAGGTCTTCAGCGACGAG tgctctgggctTGCTGTACTTCATCCGGCGAGGGAAGCAGTGCCTGGATTTCACCGTCACCGTTCACTTCTTCCACCTCCTGGGCTGCTGGATCTACAACTCGCGCTTCCCCTCGACGCTGACGTGGTGGCTGGTGCACATCGTGTGCACGGCGCTGATGGCAGCCATCGGGGAGTACCTGTGCATGAGGATAGAGCTCCGGGAGATCCCCCTCAACTCCGCCCCCAAATCCAATGTATAGActggcctggcagcagcacGCTGCGTTAG